acctagtgaagaagtaccaactcgagttagaaggtcaacaagagaaaagagacaatcaagacatctaagtgactatgaggtgagcacagtcacaacttgtttcttttcaggtggcttaaccgaagaaccaacatgttatgaagaagctaaagattttccggattggagaaaagcaatgcaagaggagattgatgcattggaaaagaatgaaacttgggagcttgtcaagaaacacgaagcatgtaaaccggttacttgtaaatgggtctaccgtttgaagaagaagtcggatggaaccattaataggttcaaggctcggttggtggctcGTGGCTTTTGTCAAAGTTATGGGTTTGATTACGAGGGTGGCTCGTGGCTTTTGTCAAAGTTATGGGCTTGATTATGAGGAGACGTTTAGCCCCGTGGCTAAAATGGTAACGCTGAGAACAATAATCTCATTAGCAGCTTACAAAGGGTGGAAATTGtggcaacttgatgtgaagaatgcttttctatatggagagcttgatcgtcaggtgttcatggaacaacctatgggttcatttgaaatcaatttccagaatatgtgtggcagttgaagaaggctctttatggcttgaaacaagctccgagagcttggtatggtaaGGTTGCACAATACCTTGTCTTTTGTGGTTTTAAGATTTCTGATGCGGATTCTAGTTTTTTTGTAAAGAAAGAATCATGTTTTCATGTTTTGGtgttattatatgttgatgacatgattatcaccggaggaaacgagtcagaaatctctcgtttaagtgatgatctttcggctcgttttgaaatgaagaatctgggggagattggatgttttcttggcttagaagttgataaattagaaaacggatactttatctctcaaaggggttatgcaagaagtctcttggaacgtttcaacatgggggagtcaaagcctatgactactctaatggaaccaaacctcaaaatgaagAAAGATCAAGGAAAAGAACTCAAGGATGTGAAGTTGTTCCGACAAATGGTTGGAAGTTTGATCTATCTTACCATCATAAGGCCAGAAATTGCTTACTCAGTTGGCATTGTTTCACAATTTATGCAATGTCCAACTAATGTTCATATTGATGCAGCAAAGAGGATTCTTCGTTATGTAAAAGGATCAATAGGCCACGGCTTATGGTATAAGAAGTGTGATAATGTTTTGTTAAAAGGTTTCGTGGATGCAGATTGGGTGGGAGATGCAAATGATCGCCATTCAACTTCGGGTTACTATTTTAACATGAGTTCCGTTGTTATTTCATGGTGTAGCAAGaagcaagatgttgttgctttGTCTAGCACGGAAGCGGAATACATAGCTGCAACAATGGCGGCTCAAGAATGTATTTGGTAAAGAAGATTGATTGGTGACATACTTGAAAAAGTAGATTATGTTGTCAAATTGAAATGTGACAACGAAAGTGCAATCAAGCTTGCTTCGAATCCTGTGTTTCATGCCCGTACTAAGCATATAGAAATGAGATATCATTTTATTCGTGAAATGGTTCTTAGCGGGGAGATCGAGCTAGCAAACGTAAGGACAAATGCTCAAGTAGCCGACATCTTTACTAAAGCTCTAATGAAAACTAAGTTCATGGAATTTCGAGAAGCGTTGGGGATTTTTGATCGAGAGTTTGCACTAACGGGGAGTGTTAAAATTAGTGCAACATAATCCCTTGATTTATGGGATATTATAATCCCTTGATTTATGGGATATTTTCAAATTTATAGATATCTTGCATTTAATATATAGATGATATGATATCTCCTTTGTATCTAGCATGTTTGTTTTATTAGGCTAACATTTAATATTCTTTACCTTTTTCCTTGTATTTAAATCCATGCATATACGTGATTCATAATATAActcaatcaatacacattctcttcTGCAATCTATCTTGTTTCATATTGTTTTCTTACCTTCACATTTACAGCAATTTAAACTTATTGTTTTATCTGTTGCTTGACAATACTACAGTAGAGGAACAAGTCTGGTTTCCAGCCAAGACTTCAAACACCACACAAATTAACTTAACAAATCTACCCAATTATATATTTGACAAAATTGCTCAATTAGTCCCCGTGTTATTCGATTTTTGCCCAATTAGTCACTCCCATTATATTCCTGCACTCCTATTCACTGAATTTATTATTCCGTCCCAAACTAGTCCATGCCACTAACGAACAGTTAATGTTTCGTTAAGTGGTCAACATGTGCTTATCACATGCAGTTTACTCCTAAAACCCTAGTCCCTACGTACTGTATATTGTACAACCGTATACATTCACTAGTTACCTGTTATGTAAAAATTATTCTGCACACCAAACGAAATCATTCTGCAACGCGATGGATAATGATCAACCGTGGCTTAGGAGACCGGATGGATACGAGTATGATCCTCAAGACGTGTATGATAAGTTCACATGCTCAATTTGTTAGTTACACCAAAAAAACTCTTCGTTTTTTtttaataagttaaataagtttcgaTATGTTTACTTGCACAGATAATCTCCAATCCATAAAGAATGTTCAATTGATCTATAGAATAAGTTGACctgtttgattttgttaattttaatgTACTTGGATGTTAAATTTTAATGTACTTGGATGTTTGCTACTGCAGGTAAATTGGATGTTAAAAGAGAAAAGAAAGGTGGGTCGAGTCAAGGTGGTCAAATCAACATGGTGGAGCTTCATGTCAAGATCAATTGGATGTTTAATTGGTTTTTTGTTGAATACTTCTACTTAGATTTTTAGTTTACATACTGTTATTGGGTTTTAATTTGTTTCGTACATGGATTGCGATTGGATATTGTGTTTAGTATTTGGATTAGTACTTGGATTTTAATTGTATTTAGTAATTGGATTTTTAATTTGTTTTTTGTGAATGTGATGGAACTTGAAGTATTTTGTCTTTAATTTGTTTATGAGTAGTTAAGAATTCAGTTTCCGGACTGATGcatgcttgcctttcaaaaaaaaaaaaaaaaaactgctgctACAAGCTAAAACTGTTGCTGCTGCTATTTGCAGTCAATTAAAGTCAAATTGATGATGATGTAAAAGTCAAACTTCTGTAATTCTTGCGAGTTGTTATGAATTTTGTTTAAATTACAAGTCAAACTGCTGCTGCTACCATTTACAGTCAAAAAAGTCAAACGAGATAAAGAAGTTAATGTTATGTGGAAACTGCTGCAACATTTCTATGAATTCAGTTTCATAGCAAAGTCAATTTGTAAAGTCAAATTAAGGTTATTATAGGTTTTAAAATTCATAATGGGTCAATATGGTTATAATgagttttaaaagtcaaattatggTTATAATATGTTTTAAAAGTCATAATGGGTCAACACGGTTTTAATGGGTTTTATAAGTCAAAATGGGTCATAAtgggttttaaaagtcaaattagggtTATCTGGGTTATAAATGTCAAATTAGCGTTATAATGAGTTTTAAAGAGTCAAATTAAGGTTATAATTGGTTTTAAAAGTCATAATGGTTCAACATGGTTATAATGGGTTATAAtcggttttaaaagataaatttgGGTTATAATGGGTTTAAAAGTCAGTGTTAAAATTAAAATGggttattatgtgttttataagtTATAATGGGTCAACATGTTTTTTGAATGCAAATTTGAGTTATATTGTTTTTGTGTTTTTTGTTTGTCATATTGAGTTATAAACCGAACTATTTCTTGAAAATTATAGTAATGGAATAAACTGCAAGTCAAACCTGTGTATTGGCATAAACTTCAATAGTAGTAACTAGTAATGGACTATGATGTTGTTATTGTACATTTCTATGGCCATTTACATTTACACTTCTATTTGTATTGGCATAAACTGAACGTCAAACTTTTGTACATTTGTTTGGTCATTTATTTAGATCCGTTTGTGATAAGCATATAGTTTTCAAGGCTTCTCTAATACATGGAAGGGATAAGGGATTAAATAGAGATAAGAGATAACAGAATATTAATCCCCCACTTTGCATTATGTTATTCGTTTCTTACTTCATATAGAATAGATTCCAGATAGAGACAATGGACAATTAATTCCCCACTTTGCATTGTGTTATTCGTTTCTTACTTCTCAATACGGAAACGTCAAATACAAAAATATTATATCCTTACGATTATACGTCGTGGCTTATTTTCGCAAtagatcactaataataataataaaattaacagagACGTGGTCATTTTCTAGAGTTAGCTAGACGTTAccgaataattaaaattatatgttCATTTTCTAGAGTTAGCTTGTTAGGAATTATGGACTCAAACAAGAccggtgatttaaaccaatcaccaaacccacaacGACAAATGATAAAATAAAGCATAACGATAAATGTAAACGACAcctgatttaacgtggttatatcccaactccaaaacacggagaagggtttactccacgagcgcaaaccagagatttttcactattatTTTCGTGCACACATTTACAGGTTACAATGAGATGTTTATATAGGCAAGGAAATAACTTAGGGAACAAGAAAACTTGATTTTGAAAACTTCCTCGTCAGAAAGGCCGCGCCGCGCCTCCATAGCAAAATCCAAATCagccttttttttcttcttcttttccttgttgttttgatatccttcatatATCCAACAAGCTAGACGTTACTGAATAATTAAAACTAGTAAATGGCACGGGCTCGCTTCGCTAAGCCACAATGTTGCGAGTGATACAGTTATCGTTATATAATACGTTTCCGTTAACTATTTTAAGTGACTCTA
The window above is part of the Rutidosis leptorrhynchoides isolate AG116_Rl617_1_P2 chromosome 1, CSIRO_AGI_Rlap_v1, whole genome shotgun sequence genome. Proteins encoded here:
- the LOC139894654 gene encoding secreted RxLR effector protein 161-like, which encodes MEPNLKMKKDQGKELKDVKLFRQMVGSLIYLTIIRPEIAYSVGIVSQFMQCPTNVHIDAAKRILRYVKGSIGHGLWYKKCDNVLLKGFVDADWVGDANDRHSTSGYYFNMSSVVISWCSKKQDVVALSSTEAEYIAATMAAQEYYVVKLKCDNESAIKLASNPVFHARTKHIEMRYHFIREMVLSGEIELANVRTNAQVADIFTKALMKTKFMEFREALGIFDREFALTGSVKISAT